The Impatiens glandulifera chromosome 8, dImpGla2.1, whole genome shotgun sequence genome includes a window with the following:
- the LOC124911891 gene encoding PHD finger-like domain-containing protein 5A: MAKHHPDLIMCRKQPGIAIGRLCEKCDGKCVICDSYVRPCTLVRVCDECNYGSFQGRCVICGGVGISDAYYCKECTQQEKDRDGCPKIVNLGSAKTDLFYERKKYGFKKR, translated from the coding sequence ATGGCGAAGCATCATCCTGACTTGATAATGTGCAGGAAGCAGCCTGGGATTGCAATTGGAAGACTTTGCGAGAAATGTGATGGAAAATGTGTAATTTGTGACTCCTATGTTAGGCCTTGCACCCTTGTAAGGGTATGTGATGAATGCAACTACGGATCTTTTCAGGGGCGTTGTGTCATATGTGGAGGAGTTGGGATTTCAGATGCCTATTACTGCAAGGAATGCACCCAACAGGAGAAAGATAGAGATGGCTGTCCAAAGATTGTTAACTTGGGAAGCGCTAAAACTGATCTGTTTTACGAACGCAAGAAGTATGGTTTCAAGAAGcgatga